A single Phragmites australis chromosome 4, lpPhrAust1.1, whole genome shotgun sequence DNA region contains:
- the LOC133915057 gene encoding glycine-rich RNA-binding protein RZ1A-like: protein MADVEEFRCFIGNLSWSTTDDSLKDAFGKFGNLTEAKVVLDKFSGRSRGFGFVTFDEKKAMEDAIEGMNGLDLDGRNITVDKAQPQGPGRDRNGDRDFDRERGSRHDRGRDYGGGRAPRGGGGGDCFKCGKPGHFARECPSGDGGRGDRYGGRDDRYGGGGGGDRYGSDRGGDRYSGRSRDGGSYGGDHYSRDRSGPY, encoded by the exons ATGGCTGATGTTGAGGAGTTCCGTTGCTTCATTGGGAACCTGTCCTGGTCGACAACTGATGATAGCCTCAAGGATGCGTTTGGCAAATTTGGCAACCTCACCGAGGCAAAG GTTGTTCTTGACAAGTTTTCTGGCCGATCTCGTGGTTTCGGCtttgtgacttttgatgagaaGAAAGCTATGGAGGATGCTATTGAAGGAATGAATGGACTGGACTTGGATGGGAGGAACATCACTGTTGATAAAGCTCAGCCACAAGGACCTGGTAGAGACCGTAATGGTGACCGTGATTTTGATCGCGAGCGTGGATCTCGCCATGACCGTGGCCGTGACTATGGTGGTGGGCGTGCACCGCGTGGTGGGGGTGGTGGGGATTGCTTCAAATGTGGAAAACCTGGTCATTTTGCTAGAGAGTGCCCGTCTGGGGATGGCGGGAGAGGGGACAGATATGGTGGCAGAGATGACAggtatggtggtggtggtggcggtgatcGTTATGGATCTGATCGTGGTGGTGATCGATACTCAGGCCGCAGCCGAGATGGTGGCAGCTATGGGGGTGACCATTACAGCCGTGACCGATCTGGTCCCTACTGA
- the LOC133915059 gene encoding abscisic acid 8'-hydroxylase 3-like: protein MAIFGAPVLVAVAVACAGLIWLRSRSSSKEMRDIPGTMGWPVIGETVSFISDFSSPAGILSFMRDRQKRFGKVFKTYVLGRITVFMTGREAAKILLSGKNGVVSLNLFYTGKQVLGPTSLLTTNGEEHKKLRRLIGEPLSNDALKKYFDFINKLAVQTLDTWLGRRVLVLEEASSFTLKVIANMLMSLEPEGEEQEKFRANFKVISSSFASLPLKVPGTAFHSGLQARNRMYAMLDSVISRRREGGEVRNDFLQTLLSKHAKDGSAGDDKLTDSQLKDNILTMLVAGHDTTTAGLTWLVKFLGENPDVLEKLREEHLEIKERLNGTSHLRWSDVNNMPYTTKVMNETLRRATILPWFSRKAAQDFSIDGYEIKKGTSVNLDVVSIHHDPAVFADPERFDPNRFDLTLKPYSFLGFGSGPRMCPGMNLARLEICVFIHHLVCRYSWKALDDDDSVQPTLVRMPKNKYPIIATAL, encoded by the exons ATGGCTATCTTTGGAGCTCCTGTGCTTGTAGCCGTGGCAGTGGCCTGTGCAGGCCTCATCTGGTTGAGGTCACGGAGCTCTTCAAAGGAGATGAGGGACATCCCGGGCACAATGGGCTGGCCTGTCATCGGCGAGACCGTCTCCTTCATCTCCGACTTCTCGAGCCCAGCCGGCATACTCAGCTTCATGCGTGACAGGCAGAAAAG GTTCGGCAAGGTGTTCAAGACGTACGTGCTGGGAAGGATCACGGTGTTCATGACAGGGCGGGAGGCGGCCAAGATCCTGCTGTCCGGGAAGAACGGTGTGGTGAGCCTGAACCTGTTCTACACCGGCAAGCAGGTGCTGGGGCCGACGAGCCTGCTCACCACCAACGGCGAGGAGCACAAGAAGCTGCGGCGGCTCATCGGGGAGCCGCTCTCCAACGACGCGCTCAAGAAGTACTTCGACTTCATCAACAAGCTCGCCGTCCAGACGCTGGACACATGGCTCGGCAGGAGAGTCCTTGTCCTAGAGGAGGCCTCGTCT TTCACGCTGAAGGTGATCGCGAACATGCTGATGAGCTTGGAGCCGGAGGGGGAGGAGCAAGAGAAGTTCCGCGCCAACTTCAAGGTCATCTCGTCTTCCTTCGCGTCCTTGCCTCTGAAAGTCCCAGGGACAGCCTTCCACAGCGGCCTACAG GCGAGGAACCGGATGTACGCGATGCTGGACTCGGTGATTTCCAGGAGAAGGGAGGGCGGCGAGGTCCGGAACGACTTCCTCCAGACGCTCCTGAGTAAGCACGCCAAGGACGGCAGCGCCGGCGACGACAAGCTGACGGACTCGCAGCTCAAGGACAACATCCTGACGATGCTCGTCGCCGGGCACGACACGACGACGGCGGGCCTGACGTGGCTCGTCAAGTTCCTCGGAGAAAACCCTGATGTCCTGGAGAAGCTACGG GAAGAGCATTTGGAGATCAAGGAGAGGTTAAACGGCACGTCGCATCTCAGATGGTCGGACGTGAATAACATGCCTTACACCACCAAG GTGATGAACGAGACCCTGAGGAGGGCAACCATCCTGCCATGGTTCTCAAGGAAAGCCGCACAGGACTTCAGCATCGACG GGTACGAGATCAAGAAGGGGACGTCGGTGAACCTGGACGTGGTGTCCATCCACCACGACCCGGCCGTCTTCGCCGACCCGGAGCGGTTCGACCCCAACAGATTCGAC CTCACGCTCAAGCCCTACAGCTTCCTGGGCTTCGGGAGCGGGCCGCGGATGTGCCCCGGGATGAACCTGGCGCGCCTGGAGATCTGCGTCTTCATCCACCACCTCGTCTGCCGATACAG CTGGAAGGCGCTGGACGACGACGACTCGGTGCAGCCGACGCTTGTGCGCATGCCCAAGAACAAGTATCCCATCATAGCTACCGCGCTCTAG